One segment of Polaribacter huanghezhanensis DNA contains the following:
- a CDS encoding PspC domain-containing protein: MNKTININLGGFFFHIDEIAFQKLKRYLDSISRSLSDDPQGKNEIISDIEARISELLSEKITDARQVVNESDIDEVIKIMGQPEDYADAEEGYANEDYNYQRRRTSSSSGKKLFRDGDDKFLGGVASGIAHYFNVDTVWIRLAFILLAFSGFSIVTYIILWIVIPEAATTAEKLQMEGEAVNIDNIEKKIREEFSHVSETIKNSASEVSGKIKDGASKVNEGLKKGSKKATSGFQDFLDTLGSIILTIFKIIGKFIGVILMFVAAVTLISLIIGAFSIGSLEFLGFDGDFPLYQPFFYDSVLPYWLLMICAFLVIGIPFLILFVLGLRILSSNVKQFSKATSLTLFGIWLAAILVFVFAGIEFGTTKASSGNKIETIDLTAVANDTITLKMVKNKDFYYQYNNYRNNNVEVIYQGDQKKLASTDVYIDVEKSDSNKAYLQIRKSSEGRNKLNAIENAESISYNYKMEGNEILLDAYFVSEFKNAFKDEDVYIKLFIPNDVTVYFDDSTKSYLRNIENTTNTYDRNMVKHYFMMTDDGLNSKELKMLEDNVEE; this comes from the coding sequence ATGAATAAGACAATAAACATAAATTTAGGAGGATTCTTTTTCCATATAGATGAAATTGCTTTTCAAAAATTAAAAAGATATTTAGATTCTATTTCTAGGTCTTTAAGCGATGATCCTCAAGGAAAAAATGAAATTATTTCAGATATCGAAGCTCGTATAAGCGAATTGTTATCAGAAAAAATAACAGACGCCCGTCAGGTTGTGAACGAAAGTGATATTGATGAAGTGATCAAAATCATGGGACAACCAGAAGATTATGCAGATGCAGAAGAAGGCTATGCAAATGAAGATTACAACTATCAAAGAAGAAGAACTTCTTCTTCTTCTGGCAAAAAACTATTTAGAGACGGAGACGACAAGTTTTTAGGTGGTGTTGCATCAGGAATTGCACATTATTTTAATGTAGATACTGTTTGGATTCGTTTGGCATTTATCTTATTAGCATTTAGCGGATTTAGTATTGTAACTTATATTATTCTTTGGATTGTAATTCCTGAAGCAGCAACAACTGCAGAGAAATTACAAATGGAAGGCGAAGCCGTAAATATTGATAATATTGAAAAAAAAATTCGTGAAGAATTTAGCCATGTATCAGAAACCATAAAAAATAGTGCCAGTGAAGTTTCGGGTAAAATTAAAGATGGTGCATCCAAAGTAAACGAAGGGTTAAAAAAAGGAAGCAAAAAAGCAACATCGGGTTTTCAAGATTTTTTAGACACTTTAGGCTCAATAATTCTAACCATTTTTAAAATAATTGGAAAGTTTATTGGAGTGATTCTAATGTTTGTTGCCGCAGTCACATTAATCTCTTTAATTATTGGTGCATTTTCTATAGGAAGTTTAGAATTTCTAGGATTTGATGGTGATTTCCCTTTATATCAACCCTTTTTTTATGACTCAGTATTGCCTTATTGGTTATTAATGATTTGTGCATTTTTAGTCATCGGAATTCCATTTTTAATTCTATTTGTATTAGGATTGCGAATCTTATCGAGCAATGTAAAACAGTTTAGCAAAGCAACATCATTAACCTTATTTGGTATTTGGTTGGCTGCAATTTTAGTATTTGTTTTTGCAGGAATAGAATTTGGAACTACAAAAGCTTCATCAGGAAATAAAATTGAAACCATCGATTTAACCGCTGTTGCAAATGACACCATCACTTTAAAAATGGTAAAAAACAAAGATTTCTATTATCAATACAACAATTACAGAAACAATAATGTAGAAGTTATTTATCAAGGTGATCAAAAAAAATTAGCATCAACCGATGTATATATTGATGTAGAAAAAAGCGATTCTAACAAAGCATATTTACAAATTAGAAAATCTTCTGAAGGAAGAAATAAATTAAATGCAATTGAAAATGCAGAAAGCATTTCGTACAACTATAAAATGGAAGGCAATGAAATTTTATTAGATGCGTATTTTGTTAGCGAATTTAAAAATGCATTTAAAGATGAAGATGTTTATATAAAACTATTTATTCCAAATGATGTAACTGTATATTTTGACGATTCTACAAAAAGTTATTTGCGTAACATAGAAAACACTACAAACACGTATGATAGAAATATGGTAAAGCATTATTTTATGATGACTGATGATGGATTGAATAGTAAAGAATTAAAAATGCTAGAAGACAACGTAGAAGAATAA
- a CDS encoding GyrI-like domain-containing protein, whose amino-acid sequence MKPRIEKLSKKKLVGLHTSMSLVDNKTGELWKSFMQRRREITNNVSTDLMSMQVYSPTHFETSNPSAVFEKWATTEVSDFDTIPNGMEKFVLTAGLYAVFDHKGSSLDTSIFEYIFRTWLPSSEYFLDNRPHFEVLGKNYKNADSNSEEEIWVPIKAK is encoded by the coding sequence ATGAAACCTAGAATAGAAAAGTTATCCAAAAAAAAATTAGTTGGTTTGCATACATCAATGTCGTTAGTTGATAATAAAACCGGCGAGCTTTGGAAAAGTTTTATGCAAAGGCGTAGAGAAATTACCAATAATGTATCTACCGATTTGATGAGCATGCAAGTGTACAGTCCAACACATTTTGAAACTTCTAATCCTAGTGCTGTTTTCGAAAAATGGGCAACAACAGAAGTTTCTGATTTTGATACCATTCCAAACGGCATGGAAAAATTTGTCTTAACTGCTGGACTTTACGCTGTTTTTGATCATAAAGGGTCTAGTTTAGACACAAGTATTTTTGAATATATTTTTAGAACTTGGTTGCCAAGTTCAGAGTACTTTTTAGACAACAGACCACATTTTGAAGTATTGGGGAAAAATTATAAAAATGCCGATTCTAACTCTGAAGAAGAAATTTGGGTTCCAATAAAAGCTAAATAA
- a CDS encoding PadR family transcriptional regulator gives MKIENTKAQMRKGVLEFCILSILKHGDAYTSEILETLKGAEMIVVEGTIYPLLTRLKNAGLLTYRWEESNSGPPRKYYVLTENGTMFSKELDKTWGNLVTAVNQITSKKTT, from the coding sequence ATGAAGATAGAAAATACAAAAGCACAAATGCGAAAAGGAGTTTTAGAATTCTGCATCTTATCTATTTTAAAACATGGCGATGCATACACTTCTGAAATCTTAGAAACATTAAAAGGTGCAGAAATGATTGTAGTAGAAGGAACTATTTATCCGCTACTAACAAGATTAAAAAACGCAGGATTATTAACTTATCGATGGGAAGAATCTAACTCTGGACCACCGAGAAAGTATTATGTATTAACAGAAAACGGAACCATGTTTTCTAAAGAATTAGACAAAACCTGGGGAAACCTAGTAACAGCTGTAAACCAAATAACAAGTAAAAAAACAACATAA
- a CDS encoding nuclear transport factor 2 family protein, whose translation MLREITFIKNCLCFLVFLTSFFVVGQVNEIPKYKPSNVDLHNQIVKMDATYFDAYNTCDMETQADLYDENIEFFHDKGGLSTDKNGLLKALKENICNKVTRTLIKGSIEVYPIKNYGAIEIGYHKFFNKEEPNAKSIPSKFIMIWKKEKNTWKITKVISLH comes from the coding sequence ATGCTTAGAGAAATAACATTTATTAAAAATTGCTTATGCTTTTTGGTATTTCTAACTTCATTTTTTGTCGTAGGACAAGTAAATGAAATTCCGAAATACAAACCGTCAAATGTAGATTTACACAATCAAATTGTAAAAATGGACGCAACATATTTTGATGCCTACAATACGTGCGATATGGAAACTCAAGCAGATTTATACGATGAAAACATTGAGTTTTTTCATGATAAAGGCGGTTTATCAACAGATAAAAATGGACTTTTAAAAGCGTTAAAAGAAAATATTTGCAATAAAGTAACACGAACATTGATAAAAGGAAGCATAGAAGTTTATCCAATTAAAAATTACGGAGCTATAGAAATTGGATATCACAAATTCTTTAATAAAGAAGAACCTAATGCAAAATCTATTCCTAGTAAATTTATTATGATTTGGAAAAAAGAAAAAAATACTTGGAAAATTACAAAAGTGATTAGCCTCCATTAA
- a CDS encoding M15 family metallopeptidase: protein MKKATLLLLLFCISISSFGQNLPKGFVYLKDVDHTIQSEMRYISHNNFIGKPIDGYQKATIIVSKPAAIALKKVQQKLMQFNLSLKVFDAYRPQQAVDHFVRWAKRLNDTLMKQYYYPKVPKNQLFKLGYIASKSGHTRGSTVDLTIVDVTTGKELDMGSPYDFFGNTSHVIYKKLTEKQRANRLLLRSLMLSNGFNPYENEWWHFTLKNEPFPSTYFNFPIN, encoded by the coding sequence ATGAAAAAAGCAACATTACTTTTACTACTCTTTTGCATTTCAATTTCTAGTTTCGGACAAAATTTACCTAAAGGATTTGTGTATTTAAAAGATGTAGATCATACTATTCAATCAGAAATGAGATATATTTCTCACAATAATTTTATAGGAAAACCCATTGATGGTTATCAAAAAGCAACCATTATTGTTTCTAAACCTGCCGCGATCGCTTTAAAAAAAGTACAGCAAAAATTGATGCAATTCAATCTAAGTCTTAAAGTCTTTGATGCCTACAGACCGCAACAAGCTGTAGATCATTTTGTGCGTTGGGCAAAAAGATTGAACGATACATTAATGAAACAATACTATTACCCGAAGGTCCCAAAAAACCAATTGTTTAAATTAGGATATATTGCTTCAAAATCTGGACATACGAGAGGAAGCACAGTAGATTTAACAATTGTAGATGTAACAACAGGAAAAGAGTTAGATATGGGAAGTCCGTATGATTTCTTTGGAAATACATCGCATGTTATCTATAAAAAACTAACGGAAAAACAAAGGGCGAATCGATTATTACTTCGAAGTTTAATGCTTTCTAACGGATTTAATCCTTACGAAAACGAATGGTGGCATTTTACGTTAAAAAATGAACCTTTCCCAAGTACTTATTTTAATTTTCCTATTAATTAA
- a CDS encoding serine hydrolase domain-containing protein, whose amino-acid sequence MIKVFLSIIAFLMSLFAAGQVIENSKLSIENKVDILFKDIKDTDPGVSVGIIKGNKFIVQKNYGLANLEYQIPITNSTVFHTASVSKQFTAFAILLLEADGKLSLEDDIRKYIPELHQFEKKITLRQLANHTSGIRDQHNLARMAGWNSDDIITNRQVLELIYKQKNLNFAPNEQFMYSNSGYTLLAEVVARVSKKSFADFTKERIFIPLKMNQTQFTDKVGLLIKNKAYSYYKENNNFIKNIFQNASVGATNLSTSLYDLSKWAINFTTYSVGSKKIFEKMQQLGKLNNGNSYDYGLGLFINNYKGIPKIEHSGLDASYQAYIGWFPKQNMSIIFLSNNGELNGGRIINKLTGICLDSFVKQKKKVSKKLTKKNTYIKVDLNNFKKQVGFYWNYKDRFTRELRINNGHLNYVGGDGKLTKLNAVNKNEYEFSTKEYTAVKIDKTKMNVILDDGYTLKFEKYIPANYNEKSIKEFTGTYYSEELNTTYTFYSKENRLIANHQRTGDFKLKAIKNAFFIGNKGSFRDITFTRNKNYQITGFKVSSSRAKNIIFRKLNSI is encoded by the coding sequence ATGATCAAGGTCTTTCTTTCTATCATCGCATTTTTAATGTCATTATTTGCCGCTGGTCAAGTAATTGAAAATTCAAAGTTATCTATAGAAAATAAGGTTGATATTCTTTTTAAAGATATTAAAGATACTGACCCTGGAGTTAGTGTTGGAATTATAAAAGGCAACAAGTTTATTGTTCAAAAAAATTATGGATTGGCTAATTTAGAATATCAAATACCCATAACAAATTCAACTGTTTTTCATACAGCTTCTGTTTCTAAACAATTTACTGCTTTTGCAATATTGTTATTAGAAGCTGATGGAAAGCTGTCTTTAGAAGATGACATTAGAAAGTACATTCCTGAATTACATCAATTTGAAAAAAAAATCACATTAAGACAATTAGCAAATCATACAAGTGGAATTAGAGATCAACATAACTTAGCACGAATGGCGGGTTGGAACTCTGATGATATTATTACCAATAGACAAGTTTTAGAATTAATTTACAAACAAAAAAATCTAAATTTTGCTCCAAACGAGCAATTTATGTATAGTAATTCTGGCTACACATTATTAGCAGAAGTAGTTGCTAGGGTTTCAAAAAAATCGTTTGCTGATTTTACGAAAGAACGCATTTTTATCCCTTTAAAAATGAATCAAACTCAATTTACAGACAAAGTAGGTTTACTAATAAAAAACAAAGCATACTCTTATTATAAAGAAAATAACAATTTTATAAAAAACATTTTTCAAAACGCAAGTGTTGGCGCAACAAATCTTTCAACATCTTTATACGATTTAAGTAAATGGGCTATAAATTTTACAACTTACTCTGTTGGATCTAAAAAAATATTTGAAAAAATGCAACAATTAGGAAAACTAAATAATGGGAATTCTTATGATTATGGTTTGGGGCTTTTTATAAATAATTACAAAGGAATTCCAAAAATAGAACATAGTGGGCTTGATGCAAGTTACCAAGCATATATTGGTTGGTTTCCAAAACAAAATATGTCTATTATTTTTCTAAGTAATAACGGTGAGTTAAACGGCGGTAGAATTATTAACAAGCTAACAGGAATTTGTTTAGACAGTTTTGTGAAACAGAAAAAAAAGGTTTCAAAAAAATTAACAAAGAAAAATACCTATATAAAAGTTGACCTTAACAATTTTAAAAAACAAGTAGGATTTTACTGGAATTATAAAGATCGATTTACAAGAGAATTAAGAATTAATAATGGTCATTTAAATTATGTTGGCGGAGATGGAAAATTAACAAAACTAAATGCCGTTAATAAAAATGAATATGAATTTTCTACCAAAGAATATACTGCTGTTAAAATTGATAAAACAAAAATGAATGTTATTCTAGATGATGGTTATACATTAAAATTTGAAAAATATATTCCAGCAAACTACAATGAAAAAAGTATTAAAGAGTTTACAGGAACCTATTACAGTGAAGAATTAAACACAACATATACATTTTATTCAAAAGAAAATCGACTAATAGCAAATCATCAAAGAACTGGAGATTTTAAGTTAAAAGCTATAAAAAACGCCTTCTTTATTGGCAACAAAGGTTCTTTCAGAGATATAACATTTACAAGAAATAAAAACTATCAAATTACCGGATTTAAAGTGTCTAGCAGCAGGGCAAAAAACATCATTTTTAGAAAATTAAATTCAATTTAA
- a CDS encoding head GIN domain-containing protein, with amino-acid sequence MKSIITKTFALLFIATVTTSCMIEGLNSVTGNRNVITETRKINDAFTKVEVGQGIQLYITQDNDLSLVVKADENLHKLIRTEVRNGVLKITSKRNIRRAKSKKIYLSAPNINAIKATSGSDVVTENTIKAAIFDVHVSSGADARIAINADTVSSSASSGADLRLKGTTNYFTAKATSGSSIRAYGLESKNATVKVNSGADIDVFAIESLTAKASSGGDIDYRGNPKKIDKKKSSGGSISSN; translated from the coding sequence ATGAAATCAATCATCACCAAAACATTCGCATTACTTTTTATCGCAACCGTTACCACATCTTGTATGATAGAGGGTCTTAATTCGGTTACAGGAAATAGAAATGTAATTACAGAAACGCGTAAAATTAATGACGCCTTTACAAAAGTAGAAGTTGGTCAAGGAATTCAGTTGTACATTACACAAGACAATGATTTATCATTAGTTGTAAAAGCGGATGAAAATCTACACAAACTAATTAGAACTGAAGTTAGAAACGGCGTATTAAAAATTACATCCAAAAGAAATATTAGAAGAGCAAAATCTAAAAAAATATATCTTTCTGCTCCAAACATTAACGCAATTAAAGCAACAAGCGGAAGCGATGTTGTGACCGAAAACACAATAAAAGCAGCTATTTTTGATGTGCATGTTAGTAGCGGCGCAGATGCAAGAATAGCTATAAATGCAGACACCGTAAGTTCTAGTGCTTCTAGCGGAGCAGATTTAAGACTTAAAGGAACAACCAACTATTTTACAGCAAAAGCAACTAGTGGAAGTTCGATTAGAGCATACGGTTTAGAAAGTAAAAATGCAACCGTAAAAGTAAATAGCGGCGCAGATATCGATGTATTTGCAATAGAATCTTTAACAGCAAAAGCAAGTAGCGGCGGAGATATTGACTACAGAGGAAATCCTAAAAAGATCGATAAAAAGAAATCTTCTGGCGGAAGTATTTCTTCAAACTAA
- a CDS encoding DUF4870 domain-containing protein has product MNKNNENTNAFLIHISAFAGFMIPFGSIIVPLILWQTMKDRSRFLDEQGKEAVNFNISYALYIFILGVSIFPFALGSFIRHMNDYNNFHWDWGNGGLFGIFGMASLITLIGFIKIALIIIAALKSKEGEDYKYPFTIKFIK; this is encoded by the coding sequence ATGAATAAAAATAACGAAAACACCAACGCATTCTTAATCCATATTTCGGCTTTTGCTGGATTTATGATTCCATTTGGAAGTATAATTGTACCATTAATATTATGGCAAACGATGAAAGACAGAAGTCGTTTTTTAGATGAACAAGGAAAAGAAGCGGTCAACTTTAACATTAGTTACGCTTTGTATATTTTTATTTTAGGAGTCTCAATTTTTCCATTTGCTCTTGGTTCTTTTATAAGACACATGAACGATTATAATAATTTTCATTGGGATTGGGGCAACGGAGGTTTGTTTGGAATCTTTGGAATGGCATCCCTAATAACATTAATCGGATTTATAAAAATTGCATTGATCATTATTGCAGCATTAAAATCTAAAGAAGGAGAAGATTATAAATATCCTTTTACGATAAAATTTATTAAATAA
- a CDS encoding cystathionine beta-synthase → MEDTKRINYIKDVLENMPTDWLNLTTHQLDIYNEKLAKTQFLDQFETLFHNNNATSSALSKLPTAYDYIRLGHPLSCVLEWSIANLHQLTSESVISFSSQTVPVLAILRKNLLENKKTQIVYTDKLPATFDADIIKSVYGYQFELKKVENESTISTFDGSTIFISEHHQISTTTRSKNIDFYINLHNGLGSVLLVNGEENKNYISEIQHVRRRETIAMTPANSLVALKSLTENIAIAIQNSDVATNKKRVTDAIKSITGSNTKALVGSSGLSVQYAIMMGLIDDALENHPGKAIKFIVPPNCYGGTNDQARRVAACLENVAVVDLPVDGDNDMVQSIDAVLTKIASEDAIPFIIAEIPTNPRVEVPDLIQLKNVLSEERTTSTGKIAVDPVFILDQTFCPNVHFLGEGEILSTVRTISYASGSKFPSGGKCTAGYVIGNTKTTALLDKIELHLTLCDNEATALQYEILATQLPSMKQRISDAYKNTREFVNFIHETLPEAKINFVSEELATQGFTPSVFSLDLPTKGTTAEEKETYKRALNLQLINLMIAKIPNESKYCVSYGQLKGCYWTIPATSTQGTTKEGDKDYIIRTALSPNMDLELHKKVFLDFVKTI, encoded by the coding sequence TTTGAAACCTTGTTTCACAACAACAATGCTACGTCTTCTGCATTGAGCAAATTGCCAACCGCGTACGATTATATTCGATTAGGACATCCATTATCTTGTGTGTTAGAATGGTCAATTGCAAATTTACATCAGTTAACATCTGAAAGCGTGATTAGTTTTTCTTCACAAACAGTTCCTGTTTTGGCAATTCTAAGAAAAAATCTATTAGAAAATAAAAAAACGCAAATTGTTTATACAGACAAACTACCAGCAACTTTTGATGCTGACATTATAAAAAGTGTGTATGGGTATCAATTTGAATTGAAGAAGGTTGAAAATGAATCAACCATTTCTACATTTGACGGAAGTACTATTTTTATTTCAGAACACCATCAAATTTCTACAACAACACGGTCTAAAAATATCGATTTTTACATCAATTTACACAACGGATTAGGAAGTGTTTTATTGGTAAATGGTGAAGAAAACAAGAATTACATTTCAGAAATTCAACATGTTAGAAGAAGAGAAACCATTGCGATGACGCCAGCAAATTCTTTGGTTGCTTTAAAATCGTTGACAGAAAATATTGCAATTGCTATTCAAAACAGTGATGTAGCAACAAACAAAAAACGTGTTACAGATGCTATAAAAAGCATTACAGGTTCTAACACAAAAGCATTGGTTGGCTCAAGCGGATTGTCTGTTCAGTATGCAATTATGATGGGATTAATTGATGATGCTTTAGAAAATCACCCAGGAAAAGCAATCAAATTTATTGTTCCACCAAATTGTTACGGAGGCACTAACGACCAAGCAAGACGCGTTGCTGCTTGTTTAGAAAATGTAGCAGTGGTAGATTTACCTGTTGATGGCGATAACGATATGGTACAAAGTATTGATGCCGTTTTAACTAAAATTGCTAGTGAAGATGCAATTCCTTTTATCATTGCAGAAATTCCTACAAATCCAAGAGTTGAAGTTCCGGATTTGATTCAATTAAAAAATGTTTTAAGTGAAGAACGTACAACTTCAACAGGCAAAATTGCGGTTGATCCAGTTTTTATTTTAGATCAAACATTTTGTCCGAATGTACATTTCTTAGGCGAAGGAGAAATCCTATCAACCGTTAGAACGATTTCATATGCAAGCGGATCTAAATTTCCGAGTGGCGGAAAATGTACAGCTGGTTATGTAATCGGAAATACAAAAACAACTGCGTTGTTAGATAAAATAGAACTGCATTTAACTTTGTGTGATAACGAAGCAACGGCGCTTCAGTATGAAATATTAGCAACACAATTGCCATCAATGAAGCAACGAATTAGCGATGCGTATAAAAACACACGAGAATTTGTAAACTTTATCCACGAAACATTACCAGAAGCAAAAATAAATTTTGTTTCAGAAGAGTTGGCAACACAAGGATTTACACCTTCTGTGTTTTCATTAGACCTACCTACAAAAGGAACTACTGCCGAAGAAAAAGAAACCTATAAACGCGCATTGAATCTTCAATTAATCAATTTAATGATTGCTAAAATTCCGAATGAAAGCAAGTATTGTGTAAGTTATGGTCAGTTAAAAGGGTGTTATTGGACGATTCCTGCAACCTCAACACAAGGAACTACAAAAGAAGGCGATAAAGATTATATTATCCGTACAGCGCTTTCTCCGAATATGGATTTAGAATTGCACAAAAAAGTCTTTTTAGATTTTGTAAAAACTATTTAA
- a CDS encoding DUF4442 domain-containing protein — MKITPRKINLYMLFKLPSAFFCGVRVVSISDTKAVVKVKHRWVNQNPFKSLYWAVQGMASEFATGVLMIEEIRKSNRKISMLVTHQEGRFTKKATGRINFTCEDGNLIKDAIQKSIETGEGQVIHLTAAGIDTSGDVVSQFVYEWSLKVKL, encoded by the coding sequence ATGAAAATTACACCTCGTAAAATCAATTTATACATGCTATTTAAATTGCCATCAGCATTTTTCTGTGGTGTTAGAGTCGTGTCAATTTCTGATACAAAAGCAGTTGTAAAAGTAAAACACCGATGGGTCAATCAGAATCCGTTTAAATCGTTGTATTGGGCAGTGCAAGGAATGGCTTCAGAATTTGCTACTGGAGTTTTAATGATTGAGGAAATAAGAAAATCAAACAGAAAAATATCGATGTTGGTGACGCATCAAGAAGGTCGTTTCACAAAAAAAGCGACTGGTAGAATCAACTTTACATGTGAAGATGGAAACTTGATAAAAGATGCAATTCAGAAATCAATTGAAACAGGTGAAGGACAAGTTATTCATTTAACGGCAGCAGGAATTGACACATCTGGAGATGTAGTTTCTCAGTTTGTGTACGAATGGAGTCTTAAAGTGAAACTTTGA